From Triticum urartu cultivar G1812 chromosome 2, Tu2.1, whole genome shotgun sequence, a single genomic window includes:
- the LOC125539044 gene encoding L-type lectin-domain containing receptor kinase SIT2 — MPLLLLLLLLGLAGPRRAAAADEQFVFDGFTGANLTMDGMATVTPNGLLQLSNATSQLKGHAFFPTPLQFHRAPNSTAMRSFSTAFVIGIIGAYDTLSSHGMAFVVAKSANFSSALPGQFLGLVGSANNGNATNHLFAVEFDTILNSEFNDMSGNHVGVDVNGLNSVDADNAGYYDDDGTGAFRNISLVDRKPMQVWVDFDGRTMQVNVTMAPLQVARPKRPLLSAVVNLSSVIDGTAYVGFSSSSGILFCRHYVLGWSFKMNGAAPALNISSLPSMPVTFPKPRSKVLEIVLPIASALLVFAVAAAVFVCMRRRRMFGELKEDWEATFGPHRFSYKDLYHATDGFSDERLLGIGGFGRVYRGTLPKSKSAEIAVKKVSHGSRQGMREFVAEVVTIGRLRHRNLVQLLGYCRRKGELLLVYDYMPNGSLDKHLYDDGEKKTAAAAGLGWGQRFRIIKGVASGLLYLHEDWEQVVVHRDIKASNVLLDADMNGRLGDFGLARLYDHGTDPHTTHVVGTMGYLAPELGHTGRASKASDVFALGAFMLEVACGRKPVVQDARDNHLVLVDWVLDQWRAGAVTGAVDPRLGGDVVEEEASLVLRLGLLCSHPLPGARPTTRQVAQYLDGDLKLPELSPTYQSFNMLALMQDQGFDPYVMSYPMTSITAGTMSQMSDLSGGR; from the coding sequence ATGCCGCTCCTTCTCCTGCTCCtcctgctcggcctcgccggcccccgccgggcggcggcggcggacgagcaGTTCGTCTTCGACGGCTTCACGGGCGCGAACCTCACCATGGACGGCATGGCCACGGTGACCCCCAACGGGCTGCTCCAGCTGAGCAACGCCACCAGCCAGCTCAAGGGCCACGCCTTCTTCCCGACGCCGCTGCAGTTCCACCGGGCGCCCAACAGCACGGCCATGCGGTCCTTCTCCACGGCCTTCGTCATCGGCATCATCGGCGCCTACGACACGCTCAGCAGCCACGGCATGGCCTTCGTCGTCGCCAAGAGCGCCAACTTCTCCTCCGCGCTGCCGGGCCAGTTCCTCGGCCTCGTCGGCTCCGCCAACAACGGCAACGCCACCAACCACCTCTTCGCCGTCGAGTTCGACACCATCCTCAACTCCGAGTTCAACGACATGAGCGGCAACCACGTCGGCGTCGACGTCAACGGGCTCAACTCCGTCGACGCCGACAACGCGGGATACTACGACGACGACGGCACCGGCGCCTTCAGGAACATCAGCCTGGTGGACCGCAAGCCCATGCAGGTGTGGGTGGACTTCGACGGCCGGACCATGCAGGTCAACGTCACCATGGCGCCCCTGCAGGTGGCCCGGCCCAAGCGGCCCCTGCTCTCCGCCGTCGTCAACCTCTCCTCCGTCATCGACGGCACCGCGTACGTCGGGTTCTCCTCGTCCAGCGGCATCCTCTTCTGCCGCCACTACGTGCTCGGCTGGAGCTTCAAGATGAACGGCGCCGCCCCGGCGCTCAACATCTCGTCGCTGCCGTCGATGCCGGTCACCTTCCCCAAGCCGCGGTCCAAGGTTCTGGAGATCGTGCTCCCGATCGCGTCCGCGCTGCTCGTCTTCGCGGTGGCCGCCGCCGTCTTCGTGTGCATGCGGCGGCGGCGCATGTTCGGGGAGCTCAAGGAGGACTGGGAGGCCACCTTCGGGCCGCACAGGTTCTCGTACAAGGACCTCTACCACGCCACCGACGGGTTCAGCGACGAGCGGCTGCTGGGCATCGGCGGGTTCGGTCGGGTGTACCGCGGCACGCTCCCCAAGTCCAAGTCGGCGGAGATCGCCGTGAAGAAGGTGTCGCACGGGTCGAGGCAGGGGATGCGGGAGTTCGTGGCGGAGGTGGTGACCATCGGCCGGCTCCGGCACCGCAACCTGGTGCAGCTGCTGGGCTACTGCCGGCGCAAGGGCGAGCTGCTGCTGGTGTACGACTACATGCCCAACGGCAGCCTGGACAAGCACCTGTACGACGACGGCGAGAagaagacggcggcggcggcgggcctGGGCTGGGGGCAGAGGTTCCGGATCATCAAGGGCGTCGCGTCCGGGCTGCTGTACCTCCACGAggactgggagcaggtggtggTGCACCGGGACATCAAGGCCAGCAACGTGCTGCTGGACGCCGACATGAACGGCCGGCTGGGCGACTTCGGGCTGGCGCGGCTGTACGACCACGGCACGGACCCGCACACGACGCACGTGGTGGGCACCATGGGGTACCTGGCGCCGGAGCTGGGGCACACGGGGAGGGCCTCCAAGGCGTCCGACGTGTTCGCACTCGGGGCCTTCATGCTGGAGGTGGCGTGCGGGCGGAAGCCGGTGGTGCAGGACGCGCGCGACAACCACCTGGTGCTGGTGGACTGGGTGCTCGACCAGTGGCGCGCCGGGGCGGTCACCGGCGCCGTCGACCCGCGCCTGGGCGGCGACGTCGTGGAGGAGGAGGCCAGCCTGGTGCTGCGGCTGGGCCTGCTGTGCTCGCACCCGCTGCCCGGCGCGCGGCCGACCACGCGGCAGGTGGCGCAGTACCTGGACGGCGACCTCAAGCTGCCGGAGCTGTCGCCCACGTACCAGAGCTTCAACATGCTGGCGCTCATGCAGGACCAGGGCTTCGACCCCTACGTCATGTCCTACCCGATGACCTCCATCACCGCCGGCACCATGTCCCAGATGTCCGACCTCTCCGGAGGGAGATGA
- the LOC125539045 gene encoding tRNA-dihydrouridine(20) synthase [NAD(P)+]-like, protein MEYCNKMVLAPMVRAGTLPFRLLAAEYGADITYGEEIIDHKFVNCQRVINESLGTTDFVERGTDSVVFRTCPQEKDKVVFQIGTSDAVRALKAAEIVCNDVAAIDINMGCPKAFSVSGGMGSALLSKPELIHDILTTLRRNLNTPVTCKIRLLNTSQDTVELARRIEKCGVPALAVHGRKVKDRPRDPAKWDEIADVVSALSIPVIANGNVFEYEDFKRIKDATGATSVMAARGALWNASIFSAKGKVPWEDFKREYVRKTILWDNDIKSTKTTLREIIMHYICLEGTEGKGVIKCGSSADVARLYGEEDYYNFVVSNRK, encoded by the exons ATGGAGTACTGCAACAAGATGGTGCTCGCGCCCATGGTCCGCGCG GGTACTCTGCCGTTTAGGCTATTGGCTGCTGAATATGGCGCGGATATTACGTACGGAGAAGAAATAATAGATCATAAGTTTGTGAACTGTCAACGCGTTATAAATG AATCTCTTGGGACAACTGATTTTGTGGAGAGAGGGACTGATAGTGTTGTTTTCCGAACATGCCCGCAAGAAAAGGACAAGGTTGTCTTTCAAATCGGCACGTCAGATGCTGTGAGAGCACTTAAAGCTGCTGAGATTGT GTGTAATGATGTCGCTGCTATAGATATCAACATGGGTTGTCCAAAGGCTTTTTCTGTCAGTGGAGGAATGGGTTCTGCATTACTCTCCAAACCTGAGCTTATACATGAT ATTTTGACCACATTGCGGAGGAACTTGAACACACCAGTGACATGTAAAATCCGTCTACTGAACACAAGTCAGGACACTGTGGAGTTGGCACGCCGGATTGAGAAATGTGGTGTTCCAGCTCTGGCTGTCCATGGAAG AAAGGTCAAAGACAGGCCAAGGGATCCGGCTAAGTGGGATGAGATTGCTGATGTTGTATCCGCACTGTCAATTCCAGTTATAGCTAATGGGAATGTATTTGAGTACGAAGATTTTAAGAGAATCAAAGATGCTACAG GTGCCACATCTGTAATGGCTGCTAGAGGTGCCTTGTGGAATGCCTCCATTTTCTCTGCTAAAGGCAAAGTACCTTGGGAGGATTTCAAAAGAGAGTATGTGAGAAAG ACTATTTTGTGGGACAACGATATTAAGAGCACAAAGACAACGCTAAGAGAAATCATAATGCACTACATTTGCCTTGAAGGGACTGAAGGGAAAGGTGTGATAAAGTGTGGTTCGTCAGCAGATGTAGC GAGACTTTACGGGGAAGAGGATTACTATAATTTTGTTGTTTCAAATAGGAAATGA